In a single window of the Nitrospira sp. MA-1 genome:
- a CDS encoding carboxypeptidase-like regulatory domain-containing protein — protein MKQKRVMEIVVIIGLLWITSSTAFGYEVIDVTDGATIVGTVTLKGIPPSPKAYNLVTFPDPEYCGRISDGQGWRLLKDFVVNDHNQLQGVVIVIEGVNAGKPFSLSIPKVEARDCQFLPFTTVVRDEHGIEVVNMDPVMHDIQAYETSLSQGTRVLFNSPLPFNPRHQREDIHATHEHLPGKSLVHQFQLSKGRKTFVMQCGFHAYMESWGIAVDNPYFNFTNERGEYVISSLPPGSYRIRAWHPSVKHEQVYEFSVEPNQTVRRDFSLESPVGRWTAHTIRTPPRFSAAALGHPVLIEPLVEHQRP, from the coding sequence ATGAAACAGAAGCGAGTGATGGAAATTGTCGTGATAATAGGCTTGCTCTGGATCACCAGTTCGACCGCTTTCGGTTATGAAGTGATTGACGTAACGGATGGGGCCACCATTGTCGGCACGGTGACTCTCAAGGGCATTCCGCCTTCTCCTAAAGCGTACAACCTGGTGACGTTCCCTGATCCAGAGTATTGCGGCCGCATTTCTGATGGCCAGGGTTGGCGACTCCTTAAGGACTTTGTGGTGAATGATCACAATCAACTTCAAGGGGTCGTGATTGTAATTGAAGGTGTAAATGCCGGGAAACCGTTTTCCCTTTCTATTCCGAAGGTGGAAGCTCGCGACTGTCAATTTCTCCCATTTACGACGGTTGTTCGTGATGAGCATGGGATTGAAGTGGTGAATATGGATCCGGTCATGCATGATATTCAAGCCTATGAGACGTCGTTGAGCCAAGGTACACGGGTGTTATTTAATTCTCCTCTGCCCTTTAATCCCCGGCATCAACGTGAAGATATTCATGCGACACATGAGCATCTGCCGGGGAAATCCTTGGTCCATCAATTTCAACTGAGCAAGGGACGTAAAACCTTTGTGATGCAGTGCGGGTTTCATGCCTACATGGAAAGCTGGGGGATTGCGGTGGATAATCCCTATTTCAACTTTACCAATGAAAGGGGAGAGTATGTTATTTCATCACTCCCGCCTGGAAGTTATCGCATTCGTGCATGGCATCCAAGTGTGAAGCATGAGCAGGTTTATGAATTTTCCGTGGAACCGAATCAAACCGTGAGAAGGGATTTTTCCTTGGAATCTCCCGTAGGCCGTTGGACGGCACATACCATCAGGACCCCGCCTCGATTTTCTGCCGCTGCTCTGGGCCACCCTGTTCTAATAGAGCCTTTGGTTGAACACCAAAGACCATGA
- a CDS encoding SUMF1/EgtB/PvdO family nonheme iron enzyme — protein sequence MRGRQSKKRLVATGLLVIGFTLISVMMTWALDVSDIRPEWTEAGKKLALQRAQWPTKEKRVVIPAGWFTMGSNKKIDRKAYRPEMPQRQVYLDAFEIDAYEVTALEYLRFVVDTGRPPLPDWKFDGGNFQESMAHHPVMHVSWFEADAYCRWAGKRLPTEAEWEKAARGTDARIYPWGNTPAGLTRANFGRSGISGPVRDRPERLLLYPPIISVDKYEIGVSPYNVFQMAGNVAEWVNDWYDPEYYQTAPDRNPQGPSTGEHRVFRGGGWMDSTPTVRTAQRNGKAPEAQANWLGFRCAAGLKNDLTHSISTP from the coding sequence ATGCGTGGAAGACAAAGTAAGAAACGTCTTGTTGCGACCGGTTTGTTGGTGATCGGGTTTACTTTGATATCGGTGATGATGACATGGGCGTTGGACGTGTCAGACATACGACCGGAATGGACTGAAGCTGGTAAGAAATTGGCTTTACAGCGAGCCCAATGGCCGACTAAAGAAAAGAGAGTGGTAATTCCAGCCGGATGGTTTACGATGGGGAGTAATAAAAAAATTGATCGGAAGGCCTACCGGCCTGAGATGCCCCAACGCCAGGTGTACCTGGATGCCTTTGAGATTGATGCCTATGAAGTCACGGCTTTGGAGTATTTGCGTTTTGTCGTGGACACGGGTCGTCCGCCATTACCGGATTGGAAGTTCGACGGAGGAAACTTTCAGGAGAGTATGGCCCATCATCCCGTGATGCATGTCTCGTGGTTTGAAGCCGATGCCTATTGCCGGTGGGCAGGAAAGCGGCTGCCTACGGAAGCGGAGTGGGAAAAAGCTGCCAGAGGAACGGACGCACGAATTTATCCATGGGGAAATACCCCGGCAGGGCTTACGCGAGCAAATTTTGGGAGATCGGGCATTTCCGGCCCAGTTCGTGATCGACCTGAACGGCTGCTTCTTTATCCACCTATAATCTCCGTTGATAAGTATGAAATCGGGGTCAGTCCTTATAACGTTTTTCAAATGGCAGGGAATGTCGCAGAATGGGTGAACGATTGGTACGATCCGGAATATTATCAGACGGCTCCTGACCGGAATCCGCAAGGCCCGTCGACCGGTGAACATCGGGTATTTCGTGGCGGTGGCTGGATGGATAGTACTCCGACTGTGCGGACAGCCCAGCGCAATGGAAAAGCTCCTGAGGCACAGGCCAACTGGCTGGGCTTTCGGTGTGCTGCTGGATTGAAGAATGACCTCACTCATTCGATTTCCACTCCCTAA
- a CDS encoding carboxypeptidase-like regulatory domain-containing protein has product MMMRVLVVVIFLMMVSSMGWAYQESQVSNGGAIQGHVRLLGEPPRPMAFNLVTIPDAVYCGRISTGTGWRIVEDFIIGPQGSLKDAVVMVKGVDKGKPFSLPKVEVEAIDCDFLPFVNVLKDQDEITVINMDPVEHDIQGYETARERGARVLFNRPLPMNPFHNVVGMFGENVHTHLPGKPMIEKIHLRKGRDVFVMQCGFHPYMFSWGLVVENPYYSISKEDGAYEISDIPAGEYEVAVWHPGMKTYLEKTVRVESGKTLTLDFQYESPQGRRSVHEMQENPHFGLEMLGEGVEIIPSLRRQVP; this is encoded by the coding sequence ATGATGATGAGAGTTTTGGTGGTCGTGATCTTCCTGATGATGGTGTCATCCATGGGGTGGGCCTATCAAGAGAGCCAGGTCAGCAATGGAGGGGCAATTCAAGGGCATGTCCGTTTACTTGGTGAACCCCCAAGACCGATGGCGTTTAATCTCGTCACGATCCCGGATGCCGTATATTGTGGAAGAATTTCTACCGGAACTGGGTGGCGCATTGTTGAGGATTTTATTATTGGGCCTCAGGGATCGCTTAAGGATGCGGTGGTGATGGTAAAAGGGGTAGACAAAGGCAAACCGTTTTCTTTGCCAAAGGTCGAGGTTGAGGCGATTGATTGCGATTTTTTGCCATTTGTCAATGTCTTAAAGGACCAGGATGAAATCACCGTGATTAATATGGATCCGGTAGAACATGATATCCAGGGATATGAAACGGCAAGAGAACGAGGGGCCAGGGTCTTGTTTAATCGTCCGTTGCCCATGAACCCCTTTCACAATGTAGTTGGTATGTTTGGGGAAAATGTCCATACCCATCTTCCCGGAAAACCGATGATTGAAAAAATTCATTTGCGAAAGGGCCGTGATGTGTTTGTTATGCAATGTGGATTTCATCCCTATATGTTTTCTTGGGGATTAGTGGTGGAAAATCCCTATTATTCGATTTCCAAAGAGGATGGAGCCTACGAAATTAGCGATATTCCAGCAGGAGAATATGAGGTGGCTGTTTGGCATCCTGGTATGAAAACCTATTTAGAAAAAACAGTCCGGGTGGAATCGGGAAAAACGCTGACATTAGACTTTCAATATGAGTCTCCCCAGGGACGGCGAAGCGTGCATGAAATGCAGGAAAATCCGCATTTTGGGCTGGAGATGCTTGGAGAGGGCGTTGAGATTATCCCGTCGTTACGACGACAAGTTCCCTGA